A genomic region of Fundidesulfovibrio putealis DSM 16056 contains the following coding sequences:
- the ygeW gene encoding knotted carbamoyltransferase YgeW: protein MDAVRVKELIRSLGRLNFKGMYDQDFLLTWEKSDAEIQATFHVAEILRGLRELGFSCRVFDSGLAVSIFRDNSTRTRFSFVSAANLLGLTPQDLDEGKSQIAHGETVRETANMVSFMAEVIGIRDDMFIGKGNAYMREVSKAVREGFQEGVLPTRPTLVNLQCDIDHPTQAMADMLHLINHFGGVENLRGKKIAMTWAYSPSYGKPLSVPQGVIGLMTRFGMDVALAHPKGYEMMPEVMDVAAKNAKASGGTFSASNSMQEAFADADIVYPKSWASFSAMEQRTDLYAKNDWDGIKALEKKLLAENAKHKKWECDEKLMATTKNGQGLYLHCLPADITGVSCEQGEVAASVFDRYRVPLYQQASYKPYTIAAMMLLAKKRNPAQTLEKLLEEGKERVK, encoded by the coding sequence ATGGACGCAGTGCGCGTGAAAGAACTCATCCGCTCCCTCGGACGCCTGAACTTCAAGGGCATGTACGATCAGGACTTCCTGCTCACCTGGGAAAAATCCGACGCCGAAATCCAGGCCACCTTCCATGTGGCGGAGATCCTGCGCGGCCTGCGGGAGCTGGGCTTCTCCTGCCGCGTGTTTGATTCGGGGCTGGCCGTGTCCATCTTCCGCGACAACTCCACCCGCACCCGCTTCAGCTTCGTGTCCGCCGCCAACCTCCTGGGCCTGACCCCCCAGGACTTGGACGAGGGCAAGTCCCAGATCGCCCACGGCGAGACCGTGCGCGAGACCGCCAACATGGTCTCCTTCATGGCCGAGGTCATCGGCATCCGCGACGACATGTTCATCGGCAAGGGCAACGCCTACATGCGCGAGGTCTCCAAGGCCGTGCGCGAGGGCTTCCAGGAGGGCGTGCTGCCCACCCGCCCGACGCTCGTGAACCTTCAGTGCGACATCGACCACCCCACTCAGGCCATGGCCGACATGCTGCACCTTATCAACCATTTCGGCGGCGTCGAGAACCTTCGGGGCAAGAAGATCGCCATGACCTGGGCCTATTCGCCCTCCTACGGCAAGCCCCTGTCCGTACCCCAGGGCGTCATAGGCCTCATGACCCGCTTCGGCATGGACGTGGCCCTGGCGCACCCCAAGGGCTACGAGATGATGCCCGAAGTAATGGACGTGGCCGCCAAGAACGCCAAGGCCTCCGGCGGCACCTTCAGCGCGTCCAACTCCATGCAGGAGGCCTTCGCGGACGCGGACATCGTCTACCCCAAGAGCTGGGCGTCATTCTCCGCCATGGAGCAGCGCACGGACCTCTACGCCAAGAACGATTGGGACGGCATTAAGGCCCTGGAGAAGAAGCTGCTGGCCGAGAACGCCAAGCACAAAAAGTGGGAGTGCGACGAGAAGCTCATGGCCACCACCAAGAACGGCCAGGGGCTGTATCTCCACTGCCTCCCGGCGGACATCACCGGCGTCTCCTGCGAGCAGGGCGAAGTGGCCGCCAGCGTGTTCGACCGCTACCGCGTGCCGCTGTACCAGCAGGCCAGCTACAAGCCGTATACCATCGCGGCCATGATGCTTCTGGCCAAGAAGAGGAACCCCGCCCAGACGCTGGAAAAGCTTCTGGAAGAGGGGAAAGAGCGAGTGAAGTAA